In Armatimonadota bacterium, a single genomic region encodes these proteins:
- a CDS encoding FHA domain-containing protein — protein sequence MGSIIFKTIVGIIAGVAVWAVVEPFKPGFATPQWGMFELVLMWGWAIALGASVGFMNGLQRGSRAHALREMGFGVLFAVIGVSVGRGLSTPFAALINSPLTVIGRTGALALIGMGMGAGIGYCTLVVRRGIQGAIGGLIGGGIAGFVFDIVGSMLQGITLPMQGAVNGAVGEVGAPSRAITAALMCGAIALMIGIVEALSKSAWLRLELGRNEGKEWVIDKPMMTLGRHERADIPLFGDANVAPNHAVIQKQGGQYIVVDQGSPVGIGVNGQRVSQHTLQPNDVIQLGSVNLRFITKNVKAPARGPEPGRAQAFPIGGQMPAQPQMGQPLTQFPNSPLLTPNSQPVFDPTVAIQPQTPHSQTPTLVALDGPLTGQRFPLSQTLELGRESQQVPLAFDSSASRRHTRIDPQGTQVSVSDLGSTNGTFINGQRVTNGIAKTGDIIKVGATSFRIES from the coding sequence ATGGGCAGCATCATCTTCAAGACCATCGTCGGAATCATTGCCGGAGTCGCGGTGTGGGCGGTCGTCGAACCTTTCAAGCCCGGCTTTGCAACGCCGCAGTGGGGCATGTTCGAGCTTGTTCTCATGTGGGGATGGGCGATTGCCCTGGGAGCGTCAGTGGGATTCATGAATGGCCTTCAGCGCGGTAGCCGCGCCCACGCATTGCGCGAGATGGGGTTCGGAGTCCTGTTCGCTGTGATCGGCGTAAGCGTTGGTCGTGGTCTCTCTACCCCATTCGCCGCACTGATCAATTCGCCGCTGACCGTCATTGGTCGGACTGGAGCACTTGCCCTGATCGGAATGGGGATGGGAGCGGGTATCGGCTACTGTACTCTCGTTGTGAGACGAGGCATCCAAGGTGCAATCGGTGGGTTGATCGGTGGAGGAATCGCAGGTTTTGTCTTCGATATTGTTGGTTCGATGCTTCAAGGCATCACTCTTCCGATGCAGGGTGCGGTCAACGGAGCTGTTGGCGAAGTCGGCGCACCAAGCCGGGCCATTACTGCCGCACTCATGTGCGGTGCGATCGCCCTGATGATCGGAATTGTCGAAGCTCTCTCCAAGTCTGCGTGGCTCCGCCTCGAACTCGGGCGGAACGAAGGGAAGGAGTGGGTGATCGACAAGCCGATGATGACCCTCGGCCGTCACGAACGGGCTGACATTCCACTTTTTGGCGACGCAAATGTTGCACCGAACCACGCCGTGATTCAGAAACAAGGCGGCCAGTACATCGTAGTCGACCAAGGCTCGCCGGTTGGTATTGGCGTCAACGGTCAGCGTGTAAGCCAGCACACACTTCAGCCGAATGATGTCATCCAGCTAGGCAGTGTCAACCTTCGGTTCATCACAAAAAACGTCAAGGCCCCCGCTCGCGGCCCCGAGCCTGGTCGCGCCCAAGCCTTTCCCATCGGCGGCCAAATGCCCGCACAACCCCAGATGGGCCAGCCCCTTACCCAGTTCCCCAACTCCCCACTTCTAACTCCAAACTCCCAACCAGTTTTCGACCCAACCGTCGCCATCCAACCCCAAACTCCCCACTCTCAAACCCCTACTCTTGTTGCCCTCGACGGCCCCCTAACTGGTCAGCGATTCCCTCTCAGCCAGACCCTCGAACTTGGCCGGGAAAGTCAACAGGTACCGCTCGCTTTCGACAGTAGCGCGAGCCGCCGTCACACCCGAATCGACCCTCAAGGCACCCAAGTCAGCGTCTCTGACCTAGGAAGTACCAACGGAACTTTCATTAACGGACAAAGAGTGACTAACGGAATTGCCAAAACGGGCGATATTATCAAGGTAGGAGCGACCAGTTTTCGCATAGAATCCTAG
- a CDS encoding VWA domain-containing protein, with translation MDLTQRIDPNRTIMTPQGGGNATVAMPAQSFSPGGGNRTTVMAPMTALTVEVIPGRTVTMANGPAREQFLLELRAGGGETFGGVVGGGRTPMNLCLVIDRSGSMEGQPLEYVKQACTHVVDLLMPTDVLSIVTFEEVVEVLMPPQQVTNKDMVKAGIARLAAGNTTNLYDGISLAMQQVSQFIETNRATRMIVLTDGDPTAGIKDYTALTTHAGELQKKGISVTFLGFGPDYNEELLAGMAKKAGGTYHYIPQPQMIPDIFRDELNKLMTTVTRNMSLELKLARWVQMNAPQQVMEGTLNISLADMERGSSIQQVIDLEFPNHPLGHYRVLGGKLTYDDLLSGDTKTVNLDFEMEFSADAARYSQSVNPRVGQAASIVASSKAIEKTVMGLKTGMITQMGAITDLQKTQALLLGQGRTAEAQEVTMALRALQSGDKGGAEKTLMGTFVNLDQGKSS, from the coding sequence ATGGACCTCACGCAGCGCATCGACCCGAACCGAACGATCATGACTCCGCAAGGCGGTGGCAACGCCACGGTCGCGATGCCAGCCCAGTCGTTCTCCCCTGGAGGAGGCAATCGGACCACGGTGATGGCACCCATGACCGCACTCACTGTTGAAGTCATTCCTGGTCGAACTGTGACGATGGCAAACGGCCCCGCCCGCGAGCAGTTCCTGCTAGAACTCCGCGCTGGCGGAGGCGAGACGTTTGGAGGCGTGGTCGGCGGCGGTCGAACTCCCATGAACCTCTGTCTAGTGATTGATCGATCCGGTTCAATGGAAGGTCAACCACTCGAATACGTTAAGCAAGCCTGCACCCACGTCGTCGACCTCCTCATGCCCACCGACGTCCTGAGTATCGTCACCTTTGAGGAAGTCGTCGAAGTCCTCATGCCACCCCAACAGGTGACCAACAAAGACATGGTTAAGGCCGGAATCGCGCGTCTCGCGGCTGGGAATACGACAAATCTTTATGACGGCATCTCGCTTGCGATGCAGCAAGTGTCGCAATTCATTGAGACGAACCGCGCTACCCGAATGATCGTCCTCACGGACGGTGATCCGACCGCCGGAATCAAGGACTACACCGCACTAACCACCCATGCCGGTGAACTCCAAAAGAAGGGAATCAGCGTCACTTTCCTCGGCTTCGGCCCCGACTACAACGAGGAACTCCTCGCTGGTATGGCGAAGAAGGCGGGCGGAACCTACCACTACATCCCGCAGCCTCAAATGATTCCGGACATCTTCCGGGACGAGCTCAACAAGCTGATGACCACCGTCACCCGTAACATGAGCCTCGAACTTAAACTCGCCCGCTGGGTGCAAATGAACGCCCCGCAGCAGGTGATGGAGGGAACTCTGAACATCTCACTCGCCGACATGGAGCGCGGAAGTTCAATTCAGCAGGTGATCGACCTCGAATTCCCGAACCACCCTCTCGGGCACTACCGAGTCCTCGGTGGCAAGCTCACTTATGATGATCTTCTTTCGGGAGACACCAAAACCGTTAACCTCGACTTCGAAATGGAGTTCTCTGCGGATGCCGCCCGTTACTCTCAATCAGTCAACCCCCGCGTGGGCCAGGCCGCCTCGATTGTTGCAAGTAGCAAAGCTATCGAGAAGACCGTTATGGGCCTCAAGACCGGAATGATTACCCAAATGGGTGCGATCACCGACCTCCAAAAAACCCAAGCGTTGCTTCTCGGACAGGGTCGCACTGCTGAGGCGCAGGAAGTCACCATGGCCCTTCGGGCACTGCAAAGCGGTGACAAAGGCGGAGCCGAAAAGACCCTCATGGGCACCTTCGTCAACTTGGATCAGGGTAAATCTTCCTAA
- a CDS encoding cellulase family glycosylhydrolase → MLVAAAFLAQTALQPLSTKGQDLVDPSGKKVILRGVNFGSWLVEEIWMTPWVNKETPTGAETVKDHDSLWSTIEKRLGRDSMLKVRNTWRDNWITEDDFKRVKDMGWNHVRIPFLHTLLDEKGGMERLVWAVSAAKRNGLYVVLDMHGAPGGQSNEHHTGKENRNRLWFDVQNIDEMERKWTTLATQFRSEPTVAVYDIMNEPMGAPNPAMLHLVYDRVIRAIRKVDPRKVVLVDDGYKGFETTPHPNLANWTNVAFSLHFYNFDAKAPEDHVKGLDAKVPKVKELQGYRNAPVYIGEFQLEPQFSPAGLKAFTETLTKQGWSWALWAWKACGASGPVGHWGLYRPAKFEACDPFHDSAEQLITKIKSYQTTNWFAPKESVDALKGL, encoded by the coding sequence ATGCTCGTCGCCGCTGCCTTCCTTGCTCAAACTGCTCTACAACCTCTGTCAACGAAAGGACAAGATCTAGTCGACCCGAGCGGAAAGAAGGTCATTCTTCGCGGCGTTAACTTCGGGAGCTGGTTGGTCGAAGAGATCTGGATGACGCCGTGGGTCAACAAGGAAACTCCGACCGGCGCGGAAACCGTGAAGGATCACGACTCGCTTTGGAGCACGATCGAGAAACGCCTGGGTCGAGACTCAATGCTCAAGGTTCGCAATACGTGGCGAGACAACTGGATTACCGAGGACGACTTCAAGCGAGTGAAGGACATGGGCTGGAACCACGTGCGCATCCCTTTCCTACACACTCTTCTCGATGAAAAAGGCGGAATGGAGCGGCTTGTCTGGGCAGTTTCTGCCGCCAAGCGAAACGGCCTCTACGTCGTCCTCGACATGCACGGAGCCCCCGGCGGGCAGAGCAACGAGCACCACACTGGCAAGGAGAATCGCAACCGCCTTTGGTTCGACGTCCAAAACATCGACGAAATGGAGCGGAAGTGGACGACCCTCGCCACTCAGTTCCGCTCCGAGCCAACCGTCGCGGTCTACGACATCATGAATGAGCCAATGGGAGCACCGAACCCCGCGATGCTTCACCTCGTTTACGACCGAGTGATCCGAGCTATCCGTAAAGTTGACCCCAGAAAGGTTGTGCTGGTTGACGACGGCTACAAAGGCTTCGAAACCACGCCGCACCCAAATCTTGCCAACTGGACCAACGTAGCGTTCTCGCTACACTTTTACAACTTCGACGCCAAAGCTCCCGAGGATCACGTCAAGGGACTCGATGCCAAAGTACCCAAGGTCAAAGAGCTACAGGGCTACCGAAATGCGCCGGTCTACATCGGAGAATTCCAGCTCGAGCCCCAATTCTCTCCGGCAGGACTCAAGGCATTTACCGAAACCCTGACGAAGCAAGGCTGGAGTTGGGCTCTATGGGCTTGGAAGGCATGCGGAGCCAGCGGGCCGGTAGGTCATTGGGGCCTTTATCGACCTGCCAAGTTCGAAGCCTGCGATCCGTTCCACGACTCTGCCGAGCAACTTATCACCAAGATCAAGTCGTACCAGACAACAAACTGGTTCGCACCTAAAGAGAGTGTTGATGCCCTCAAAGGGTTATGA
- a CDS encoding LacI family DNA-binding transcriptional regulator, giving the protein MGVTIRDVAKAAGCSPMAVSKVLHGCGVTVRVGEERAREIRRVAEELNYIPNQNARNLRGERRYNIGLVMDSLGPMAIGSRYLAHLYDGLQSACFEKGYSLTICPKLHADHKRFIADGRFDGIVWAKYHLDPETSRIAERVGLKIVHLHVPPSLAPDDTQDYFCADNKQAMMLGVKHLFDLGHTKIDFGMDADNIGSAEDADRWEAFQAACAQLGITPGKRVEMYYTTEDAEKWLCEPDRGTGIVLRTENLASHIYSAAQRLQLNVPRDLSVVGFDSTEFCETLTPRLTAIHQPIRDLVYEAVSLLIRRIEGDDTGTRTHLFPCGFDIRESTAPPARLTTLGSSSG; this is encoded by the coding sequence ATGGGAGTCACGATCCGCGACGTCGCCAAAGCGGCTGGTTGCTCGCCAATGGCGGTCAGCAAAGTTCTGCATGGTTGCGGTGTGACGGTACGGGTCGGAGAGGAACGCGCAAGGGAAATACGGCGGGTTGCTGAAGAACTCAACTACATTCCCAACCAAAACGCCCGCAACTTGAGGGGCGAACGTCGATACAACATCGGGCTAGTCATGGACTCACTCGGCCCGATGGCCATCGGCTCGCGCTACCTAGCTCACCTCTACGATGGCCTCCAATCCGCATGCTTCGAAAAGGGATACTCGCTCACCATATGCCCCAAACTTCACGCGGATCATAAGCGATTTATCGCCGATGGCCGATTCGACGGTATCGTCTGGGCAAAGTACCACCTCGACCCAGAAACGAGCCGTATCGCCGAGCGTGTTGGGCTCAAAATCGTCCACCTCCACGTCCCACCAAGCCTGGCACCGGATGACACCCAGGATTACTTCTGCGCAGATAACAAGCAGGCGATGATGCTCGGCGTCAAACACCTTTTTGACTTAGGGCATACCAAGATCGACTTTGGAATGGATGCTGACAATATCGGATCGGCTGAGGATGCTGACCGCTGGGAGGCTTTTCAAGCCGCCTGCGCTCAATTGGGCATAACGCCAGGGAAGCGAGTCGAGATGTACTACACAACTGAGGATGCCGAAAAATGGCTCTGCGAGCCCGATCGCGGAACTGGAATCGTCCTCAGGACCGAAAATCTCGCGAGCCACATCTATTCTGCGGCTCAAAGACTCCAACTCAATGTTCCGAGAGATCTTAGTGTCGTTGGTTTTGACTCCACCGAGTTTTGCGAAACGCTAACCCCAAGGCTTACCGCAATCCACCAACCAATTCGCGACTTGGTCTACGAAGCAGTCAGCCTGCTGATCCGGCGTATCGAAGGTGATGACACCGGAACCAGAACCCACCTCTTCCCGTGCGGCTTCGACATCCGAGAGTCCACGGCCCCCCCCGCTCGCCTGACGACGCTTGGTTCAAGCTCGGGCTAG
- a CDS encoding acyltransferase gives MTGRFFVPISENVVLGDGVLIFHPSLVNLYGCSVGEGTKIGTFVEIQKNASIGKNCKVSSHTFICEGVNIGDGVFIGHGVVFINDKFPRAVTESGELQSEADWVVVPTTVEDGASIGSGAIIMCGVTIGKNALIAAGAVVTKDVPPGAVVVGTPARLQAMGARS, from the coding sequence GTGACGGGGAGATTTTTTGTGCCGATAAGCGAGAATGTTGTTTTGGGGGATGGAGTTCTCATTTTTCACCCCAGCCTAGTGAATCTCTACGGCTGCTCCGTCGGCGAAGGAACCAAGATTGGAACCTTTGTGGAGATCCAGAAGAACGCCTCCATCGGCAAGAACTGCAAAGTCTCCTCCCATACGTTTATCTGTGAAGGTGTCAACATCGGCGACGGTGTGTTCATTGGACACGGTGTCGTCTTCATTAACGACAAATTTCCACGTGCGGTAACGGAGTCCGGAGAGCTTCAGTCCGAGGCAGACTGGGTCGTCGTTCCCACAACTGTCGAAGATGGAGCTTCCATCGGAAGCGGGGCCATCATCATGTGTGGAGTCACGATTGGTAAAAATGCCCTGATCGCGGCGGGCGCAGTCGTTACTAAGGATGTTCCTCCCGGTGCGGTCGTGGTGGGAACTCCCGCTCGGCTTCAGGCGATGGGAGCAAGAAGTTGA
- a CDS encoding Gfo/Idh/MocA family oxidoreductase, with protein sequence MINIALVGYGYWGPNLARNIDACSSTHLHTVCDLNPAAEARVKTYHPNAKFVSDFDAVLADSTIDAIVIATPVTSHAPLAIAAFQAGKHVLVEKPLSESSEAAAKVVAASKAAGKVLLVDHTFCYQGATRKVKELVDSGRLGKLFYFDSERVNLGLFQTDVSVLWDLAVHDLSILSFWHAELPTTISCTGAAHLEGHPVNMCHMNMKYPSGFTADISVNWLSPVKLRRILLGGSDNMVLFDDLDPVEKIKIYDRGVTMPEAQGSGNAGPLAYRRTGDVWMPQFSLAEALQEEIKHFAACIQGTEIPATGGEMALTLVRQLEAADESMRQGGAPVQFAQ encoded by the coding sequence TTGATCAATATCGCCCTCGTTGGGTACGGGTATTGGGGTCCGAATCTTGCCCGCAACATTGACGCTTGTTCAAGCACTCACCTCCATACGGTATGCGACCTCAATCCCGCCGCCGAGGCAAGGGTCAAAACCTACCATCCAAACGCGAAGTTCGTTTCCGATTTTGACGCCGTACTAGCTGACTCGACCATCGATGCGATCGTCATAGCAACTCCCGTAACCAGTCACGCCCCTCTGGCGATCGCGGCATTCCAAGCCGGCAAACACGTCCTTGTCGAGAAGCCACTGTCGGAGTCTTCCGAAGCGGCTGCAAAAGTTGTTGCGGCTTCGAAAGCAGCAGGCAAGGTTCTGCTTGTCGACCATACGTTCTGCTACCAGGGCGCAACCCGGAAGGTCAAGGAGTTAGTCGACTCGGGACGACTTGGCAAGCTGTTTTACTTCGACTCCGAGCGCGTTAATCTCGGTCTCTTTCAGACAGATGTCAGCGTTCTTTGGGACCTCGCTGTACACGACCTCTCGATTCTTAGCTTCTGGCACGCAGAATTACCCACAACGATTTCGTGTACCGGCGCAGCGCATCTCGAAGGGCATCCGGTTAACATGTGCCATATGAACATGAAGTACCCCTCGGGCTTCACGGCTGACATCTCTGTTAACTGGCTTTCTCCAGTGAAGCTTCGACGCATCCTGCTTGGGGGCTCAGATAACATGGTTCTTTTCGACGATCTTGATCCCGTTGAGAAAATCAAGATCTATGATCGAGGAGTGACCATGCCGGAGGCCCAAGGCTCTGGCAACGCAGGGCCACTTGCCTATCGCAGAACCGGCGATGTTTGGATGCCCCAGTTCAGCCTGGCAGAGGCATTACAAGAAGAAATTAAGCACTTCGCCGCCTGTATCCAGGGCACAGAAATTCCAGCAACCGGCGGGGAAATGGCCCTCACTCTCGTCCGACAGCTCGAAGCCGCAGACGAATCCATGCGCCAAGGCGGTGCCCCAGTTCAATTCGCTCAATAA
- a CDS encoding DegT/DnrJ/EryC1/StrS family aminotransferase has protein sequence MVPFLDLKQQYLGIREEILEAVTRTLDSGAFILGPEVAAFEEEFKAFTGTEHVVGTSSGTTALQLALLSMGIQPGDEVITVPHTFVATVAAILYVGAVPVLVDIDPETYTLDPATVRSAITPKTKCIMPVHLYGQVAEMDPILAIAEEFGLVVLEDAAQAHAATYKGRKAGSLGTSAGFSFYPGKNLGACGEGGAIATNDPEVARKARMLRDWGQEKKYHHEVVGFNARLEAVQAAVLRVKLGYLAGWTANRRAVAARYAAELTDLKHVVLPKVAEHGEHSFHIYPVLVKDRPGFMSFLQEHGVGSGIHYPFAVHQLNGYKHLGYTDGDFPVSERVAAQCVSLPMFPEMTSEMIDKVITAVRAYDESQG, from the coding sequence ATGGTTCCATTCCTCGACCTCAAACAGCAGTATCTCGGCATTCGAGAAGAAATCCTTGAAGCAGTTACCCGGACGCTCGACAGCGGTGCCTTCATTCTTGGCCCTGAAGTAGCTGCGTTCGAAGAAGAATTCAAAGCCTTTACTGGCACCGAGCATGTAGTCGGAACCAGTTCTGGCACGACGGCCCTCCAACTAGCTCTGCTGTCGATGGGGATTCAGCCTGGAGACGAAGTGATCACCGTCCCTCACACATTCGTCGCCACCGTAGCCGCAATCCTCTATGTCGGAGCTGTTCCTGTCCTAGTTGACATCGATCCCGAAACATATACGCTGGACCCGGCCACAGTCCGGTCCGCGATTACGCCTAAAACCAAATGTATCATGCCGGTTCACCTATATGGTCAAGTGGCCGAAATGGACCCGATCCTGGCGATTGCTGAAGAGTTCGGACTGGTTGTTCTCGAAGACGCGGCACAAGCGCACGCGGCAACCTACAAAGGGCGTAAAGCTGGTTCTCTCGGCACCTCGGCGGGTTTCAGCTTCTACCCCGGCAAGAATTTGGGTGCGTGCGGCGAAGGCGGAGCCATTGCAACCAACGACCCAGAAGTAGCACGAAAAGCAAGAATGCTTCGAGACTGGGGTCAAGAGAAGAAGTACCACCACGAAGTCGTTGGCTTCAACGCCAGACTCGAGGCAGTGCAAGCCGCTGTTCTTCGCGTGAAGCTAGGCTATCTCGCCGGTTGGACAGCGAACCGAAGGGCAGTTGCCGCAAGATATGCTGCCGAACTAACGGACCTGAAGCATGTCGTCCTTCCTAAAGTCGCGGAGCATGGAGAGCACTCGTTCCACATTTATCCCGTCCTGGTTAAGGATCGCCCCGGCTTCATGAGTTTCCTCCAAGAGCACGGGGTTGGTAGTGGTATCCACTATCCATTCGCTGTCCACCAGCTCAACGGCTATAAGCACTTGGGCTACACCGATGGAGACTTTCCAGTATCGGAGAGAGTCGCGGCGCAGTGCGTCTCTTTACCAATGTTCCCTGAAATGACATCGGAGATGATCGACAAAGTTATCACCGCTGTTCGTGCTTACGACGAGAGCCAAGGGTGA
- a CDS encoding nucleotide sugar dehydrogenase: protein MNAVVVGGGKMGLPLACVLAKNGASVTVCDASSNTVEKINAGICPFEEEGVGELLAENVSAGRLKATMETTQAVSAASFVIVIVPVLLTDENKADLSIIVSVAEAIANGLKPGTTVSFETTLPVGTTRSFIPILETGGLKAGTDFHLVFSPERVKSRSVLAHLTKIPKIVGGLTPACRKAGEEFYGKYLGAPVAGVGSLEASEFAKVGGMVYRDVSIALANELGWYAKQLGIDFREMIRVTNTDGEANLLTPGIGVGGHCTPVYPYFYINDAIDKAIPSRLAQLSRQINDAQPGECVAMLEQVIGNLSGQEVLIMGLGFRPGVKEHTMSPAFLVQGELARRGAKATLCDPMYTGEELRRLGFEPDSGKAVAAILVTNHEEFRALSPDWYKQHGITSIVDGRGALDAGELERANIRVLSIFGG, encoded by the coding sequence GTGAACGCGGTAGTTGTCGGCGGCGGAAAAATGGGCCTCCCGCTTGCGTGTGTCTTGGCAAAGAATGGGGCATCGGTCACCGTTTGTGACGCCAGTTCCAACACCGTAGAAAAGATCAACGCAGGAATTTGCCCATTTGAAGAAGAGGGTGTGGGTGAGCTCTTAGCTGAAAACGTCTCTGCCGGCCGTCTCAAGGCCACGATGGAGACGACCCAAGCTGTGTCGGCAGCCAGCTTTGTCATTGTCATCGTTCCGGTTCTTCTCACCGATGAAAACAAGGCCGATTTATCCATTATCGTGTCTGTCGCCGAGGCAATCGCCAACGGCTTGAAACCCGGCACCACGGTCTCGTTCGAGACAACGCTACCAGTAGGAACAACCCGCTCTTTCATTCCTATTCTCGAAACCGGCGGGCTCAAAGCGGGAACCGATTTTCACCTCGTCTTCTCGCCGGAGCGTGTCAAGAGCAGATCGGTTCTTGCCCACCTTACAAAGATTCCGAAGATCGTCGGTGGACTTACGCCTGCTTGCCGAAAAGCTGGTGAAGAGTTCTACGGCAAGTATCTTGGTGCGCCCGTAGCTGGAGTGGGCTCTCTGGAGGCCTCCGAATTCGCAAAAGTTGGCGGCATGGTCTACAGGGACGTCAGCATCGCGCTCGCTAACGAACTCGGGTGGTACGCCAAACAGCTTGGAATTGACTTTCGCGAGATGATTCGCGTTACTAACACAGATGGAGAGGCAAACCTGCTCACCCCAGGAATCGGCGTCGGGGGTCACTGCACCCCGGTCTACCCTTACTTCTATATCAATGATGCAATCGACAAGGCGATCCCATCCCGGCTCGCTCAACTCAGTCGCCAAATCAACGACGCACAACCCGGCGAGTGTGTGGCGATGCTCGAGCAAGTCATTGGAAACCTATCAGGCCAGGAAGTGCTTATCATGGGACTCGGCTTCCGCCCTGGCGTCAAGGAGCACACGATGTCTCCCGCCTTTCTTGTTCAAGGGGAACTAGCAAGGCGAGGTGCCAAGGCCACTCTTTGCGACCCGATGTACACCGGCGAAGAGCTAAGACGACTCGGTTTCGAACCGGATTCGGGCAAAGCAGTTGCTGCGATCTTGGTCACAAACCACGAGGAGTTTCGAGCATTGTCCCCAGACTGGTACAAACAACACGGGATCACATCTATCGTTGACGGACGAGGCGCCCTAGACGCTGGCGAGCTGGAACGAGCAAACATTCGAGTCCTCAGCATCTTTGGAGGCTAA